From the genome of Miscanthus floridulus cultivar M001 chromosome 10, ASM1932011v1, whole genome shotgun sequence, one region includes:
- the LOC136489522 gene encoding uncharacterized protein, whose amino-acid sequence MTSLPGAKEVWRASAPLKVKFFFWLALHGRLWTAEHRMRHGLQQNNDCALCDQAVESTDYLLASCVFTREVWHRLLAHIGFQHLCPSDDSSLVDWWQQTRAQVPDAFRRGFDTLVLLVSWEVWKERNRRTFDGNNKTPAQVLALIRDDS is encoded by the coding sequence ATGACGTCGTTGCCCGGCGCCAAGGAGGTTTGGAGAGCGTCGGCCCCGCTGAAGGTGAAATTTTTCTTCTGGCTTGCGCTGCACGGGCGCCTGTGGACGGCGGAGCATCGGATGCGCCACGGACTTCAACAAAACAACGACTGTGCTCTGTGCGACCAGGCAGTCGAGTCCACCGATTATCTCCTGGCCTCCTGTGTATTCACACGTGAGGTCTGGCATCGTTTACTCGCGCATATCGGATTCCAGCACCTATGCCCGAGCGACGACTCCTCCCTGGTGGATTGGTGGCAGCAGACGCGGGCACAAGTACCGGATGCCTTCAGGCGCGGCTTCGACACCCTTGTGTTGCTCGTCTCCTGGGAAGTCTGGAAGGAGCGCAACAGAAGGACGTTCGACGGCAACAACAAGACGCCGGCCCAGGTGCTTGCCCTAATCCGTGATGACTCCTAG